The Paenibacillus spongiae nucleotide sequence ACGAGAGCCGTTATTTAGTTCAAATCTCCTCATCATTGATTGAATTCCAGCAAATAACGAACCGTATGTCCGCTGCGGGCGTATAACGAAGAAATTTGCGCAAATAAGGGATTCATTGTCCGTAAGGTTATTACTCAAGTCCGCGATTGATCGATTTCTGCGGTCTATAGAAAGGATCGACTCCGCCGCCAAAGACGGCATGGGCCGTATTCATCTGGGGGACATCAATCAATAAAGGCTCTCGATATTGACGACGGAGTACGACCGCCACTCTTCGGGCAGCAGCCGTTGGTACTGCGGCTGCAGGTACCGGTCGTCCACGAGCACGAGTGTGCCGCTGTCCCGCTCCGAGCGGATCAAGCGCCCTCCCGCCTGCAGCACCTTGTTCATGCCGGGAAAGACGTACGCATAATCATAGCCGTTCCTGCCTGTACGCTCGAAGTAATCCTTGATGACATTCCGCTCCAAGCCGAGCTGCGGAAGCCCCACGCCGACGACAATGACGCCGTTCAACCGGTCCCCCACCAGATCGATCCCCTCCGAGAAAATACCGCCCATGACGGCGAAGCCGACCAGCGTTCTTGCATTCGCGGCATCGAACGCCGCCAGAAACCTTTCGCGCTCCTCCTCCGTCATGCCGGTCTGCTGAACGAGCGTATCCGCGTATGTTTGGCCGCCGTCCATCGTCATGAACCGTTCGTACACATCCTCCATGTAGGCGTAGGAAGGGAAGAACACCAGGTAGTTGCCTGGCTGCTTCTCCGTGATCTGTCTGATCATTCGGGCAAGCGGCTCCTTCGTCCGTTCGCGGTCCTGATAGCGTGTGGACAGCGGCTGAATCTTCACTTCCAGCTGCTCATGCGAGAACGGCGAAGGGATCGCAACCGCATAGTCCTCCTTGCTGCCGCCGAGCATCTCCGTATAGAAGCTCAAGGGAGATAGTGTGGCGGAGAAGAAAATATGGCTGCGGAAGCCTTTGCCCATCTGACTGAGCAGGTAAGACGGATCCAGGCAGAACATCCGGATGCGCACCTCGCTCTTGAAGCATTCCGTGTAGGTGACATACCGCTCGTCGTACAGCTTGGCCGCACGCAGAAAGTCTGAAGCGGCAAAATAGCCCTCCAGCAGCAGCGCCGCCGCATGCCCTTGCTCTGCGCCCAGAGAACCCGCGGCGAGCACCTTCTCCGCCGTATAGACGAAGAATTCGACCAGCTCGATCAGCTCGCCCGGCGCTTCCAATTCAACGAGGGTCTTTCGTTCCCCGATGGCTTTGCGGACGCGGAGCAGATGCTGATTCACATCCTTGGATGCTTCGTACACGTCCGCGCGGATCGTCTTGAACGTCCGCTGCAGCTCCAGGAAATCCGCCTTGTTCAGCTCGGCGGAGTACATCTCCCTGCCCCGGTCCACCAGATTATGCGCTTCGTCGACGAGCAAGGCCGTCTGCCGCTTCTGGTCCTCGATCAGCCGCTTCAGGCTCACTCGCGGATCGAAGATATAGTTATAATCGCAGATGATGCCGTCGGCGGCGTAAGCGGCATCGAGCGAGAACTCGAACGGGCACACCTTGTGCTTGCGGGCATAACGCTCCACCACCTGCCGGGTCATCGCCGTCTCCTGGGACAGCATGTCCAGCATTGCCGCATTCACCCGGTCATAGTAGCCGTCGGCATATTCGCAGAATTCCTTGGAGCAGCGCATCTCCTCCTGGAAGCATACCTTCTCCTTCGCCGTGATCGTCACGGTATGCATATGCAGTCCGCCCGCCTGCATCAGGGTCAGCGCTTCCTCAGCGGCTGTTCGCGTAATCGTCTTGGCCGTCAAATAGAACAGCCGCTGCAGCAGTCCTTCGCCCATCGCTTTGACCGCCGGGAACAGCGTCGAGATCGTCTTGCCCGTTCCGGTCGGAGCCTTGGCGAACAGCTTGCGCTTGTCCGCGATGGACTTATAGACGGACCCGGCCAGCTTCCGCTGTCCTTCCCGATAGGCGTCGAACGGAAACGCCAATGCCCTCATGCTCGAATCGCGAGCGATCACATGCCGTTGCCTCAGCTCGGCGTAGGGAGCGTAACCGCGGATCATCTCTTCCATAAACTGCGCCAGCTCCCCGAAGGTCATCCCGCGGACGAAACGGCGCTGCTCCTCG carries:
- a CDS encoding ATP-dependent DNA helicase; this translates as MFSHEGGGRGAKMVNTANTVQISVRALVEYVYRSGSIESGFCTAASLTDGTKAHQKIQKEYGEKDRKEVYVKTEMPRGDLLFVVDGRCDGLLETDEGLTVDEIKSTSGSLEAIGEDGYPVHWAQAICYAYMVAEEQGLPSMRIQLTYVQVNTEEQRRFVRGMTFGELAQFMEEMIRGYAPYAELRQRHVIARDSSMRALAFPFDAYREGQRKLAGSVYKSIADKRKLFAKAPTGTGKTISTLFPAVKAMGEGLLQRLFYLTAKTITRTAAEEALTLMQAGGLHMHTVTITAKEKVCFQEEMRCSKEFCEYADGYYDRVNAAMLDMLSQETAMTRQVVERYARKHKVCPFEFSLDAAYAADGIICDYNYIFDPRVSLKRLIEDQKRQTALLVDEAHNLVDRGREMYSAELNKADFLELQRTFKTIRADVYEASKDVNQHLLRVRKAIGERKTLVELEAPGELIELVEFFVYTAEKVLAAGSLGAEQGHAAALLLEGYFAASDFLRAAKLYDERYVTYTECFKSEVRIRMFCLDPSYLLSQMGKGFRSHIFFSATLSPLSFYTEMLGGSKEDYAVAIPSPFSHEQLEVKIQPLSTRYQDRERTKEPLARMIRQITEKQPGNYLVFFPSYAYMEDVYERFMTMDGGQTYADTLVQQTGMTEEERERFLAAFDAANARTLVGFAVMGGIFSEGIDLVGDRLNGVIVVGVGLPQLGLERNVIKDYFERTGRNGYDYAYVFPGMNKVLQAGGRLIRSERDSGTLVLVDDRYLQPQYQRLLPEEWRSYSVVNIESLY